One Sander vitreus isolate 19-12246 chromosome 23, sanVit1, whole genome shotgun sequence DNA window includes the following coding sequences:
- the LOC144537612 gene encoding transmembrane protein 60-like: MSLAQRVLLTWVFTLVFLIMLVLKLDGKVQWNWFLIFLPVWVFDGILILMLAIKMAGRCKPGYDPRNGSPDLRLRAWYLTAMLLKLGFCLTLCAKLEKLADVKLTFVCIPLWTMLLGALVELGLNIFPDRREA; this comes from the exons ATGTCTCTGGCTCAGAGGGTTTTGTTGACCTGGGTCTTCACCCTGGTCTTCCTCATCATGTTAGTACTGAAACTGGACGGGAAG GTGCAGTGGAACTGGTTCCTCATCTTCCTCCCGGTCTGGGTATTTGATGGCATCCTCATCCTCATGCTTGCCATCAAGATGGCAGGCCGTTGCAAGCCCGGGTACGACCCACGCAACGGCTCTCCAGACCTGCGTCTGCGTGCCTGGTACCTGACGGCCATGCTGCTCAAGCTGGGCTTCTGCCTGACGCTGTGCGCCAAGCTGGAGAAGCTAGCTGATGTAAAGCTGACCTTTGTGTGTATACCACTGTGGACCATGTTGCTGGGGGCGCTGGTGGAGCTGGGGCTGAATATCTTTCCTGACAGGAGAGAGGCCTAA